The stretch of DNA ACCGACCTGCTCGCCGCGGTCGACGCCGACCAGGCCGCCGCCCGCGCAGACGCCGAGCGGACACTGAGCGGCCTGCCCAGCGTCACCGGGTCGACGGTCGCGCCGCCGCAGCCCAACCGCGACCTGCTCGCGGTCATCGCCGACGCCTCGCAGCGCGCGAAGGAGCTGGGCGATGATTACCTCTCCACAGAGCATCTGCTGATCGGCGTCGCCGCCAAGGGCGGGCCCGCCGCAGAGGTCCTCAGCAAGCACGGGGCCACCGCCAAGAAACTGCTCGACGCGTTCGAGAAGGCAAGGGGAGGACGCCGGGTGACCACACCGGACCCGGAGGGTCAGTACAAGGCCCTGGAGAAGTTCGGGACTGACTTCACCGCCGCCGCCAGGGAGGGGAAGCTCGATCCCGTCATCGGGCGGGATCAGGAGATCCGGCGCGTCGTGCAGGTTCTGTCCCGGCGCACCAAGAACAACCCCGTCCTCATCGGCGAACCCGGCGTCGGCAAGACCGCCGTCGTCGAAGGGCTCGCCCAGCGCATCGTGAAGGGGGACGTCCCCGAGTCGCTGAAGAACAAGCGGCTCGTCTCCCTCGACCTGGGGGCCATGGTCGCCGGCGCGAAGTACCGCGGTGAGTTCGAGGAGCGGCTCAAGACCGTCCTCTCCGAGATCAAGGAGAGCGACGGGCAGATCGTCACCTTCATCGACGAGCTGCACACCGTCGTCGGCGCCGGGGCGGGGGGCGACTCCGCCATGGACGCGGGCAACATGCTCAAGCCCATGCTCGCCCGTGGCGAGCTGCGGATGGTCGGTGCCACCACCCTCGACGAGTACCGCGAGCGGATCGAGAAGGACCCGGCCCTGGAGCGCCGCTTCCAGCAGGTGCTCGTCGACGAGCCGAGCGTCGAGGACTCCATCGCCATCCTCCGTGGGCTCAAGGGGCGCTACGAGGCCCACCACAAGGTCCAGATCGCCGACAGCGCGCTCGTCGCCGCCGCCGCGCTCTCCGACCGGTACATCACCTCGCGCTTCCTGCCCGACAAGGCCATCGACCTCGTCGACGAGGCCGCCTCACGGCTGCGGATGGAGATCGACTCATCCCCGCTCGAGATCGACGAACTCCAGCGCGCCGTCGACCGGTTGAAGATGGAGGAGCTCGCCCTCAGCAAGGAGACCGACCCCGCGAGCAAGGAGCGCCTCGAAAGGCTGCGGCGCGACCTCGCCGACAAGGAGGAGGAGCTGCGCGGGCTCAACGCCCGCTGGGAGAAGGAGAAGCAGTCCCTCAACCGTGTCGGTGAGCTGAAGGAGAAGCTCGACGAGCTGCGCGGCCAGGCCGAACGCGCCCAGCGCGACGGCGACTTCGACACCGCGAGCAAGCTGCTCTACGGCGAGATCCCCGCCCTCGAACACGACCTGGAGGTCGCTTCGGAGGCCGAGGAGGAGGTCTCCAAGGACACCATGGTCAAGGAGGAGGTCGGGCCCGACGACATCGCCGACGTGGTCGGTGCCTGGACCGGCATCCCCGCCGGACGCCTCCTGGAGGGCGAGACGCAGAAGCTGCTCCGCATGGAGGACGAGCTCGGCAGGCGGCTCGTCGGCCAGACCGAGGCCGTACGGGCGGTGTCCGACGCCGTGCGCCGCACGCGCGCCGGGATCGCCGACCCCGACCGCCCCACCGGCTCCTTCCTCTTCCTCGGCCCGACCGGCGTCGGCAAGACCGAGCTGGCGAAGGCCCTCGCGGACTTCCTCTTCGACGACGAGCGCGCCATGGTCCGCATCGACATGAGCGAGTACGGCGAGAAGCACAGCGTGGCCAGGCTGGTCGGCGCCCCGCCCGGATACGTCGGCTACGAGGAGGGCGGCCAGCTCACCGAGGCCGTACGCAGGCGCCCGTACAGCGTGGTGCTCCTCGACGAGGTCGAGAAGGCGCACCCGGAAGTCTTCGACGTGCTGCTCCAGGTCCTCGACGACGGGCGCCTCACCGACGGGCAGGGGCGGACGGTGGACTTCCGCAACACCATCCTCGTCCTGACCTCCAACCTCGGCAGTCAGTACCTGGTCGAGCCGCTGACCTCCGAGGAGGAGAAGAAGCAGCAGGTCCTCGAAGTCGTACGGAGCTCTTTCAAGCCGGAGTTCCTGAACCGGCTCGACGACCTCGTCGTCTTCTCCGCGCTCGGCAAGGACGAGCTCGCGCACATCGCCCAGCTGCAGATCGACCGCCTCGCGAAGAGGCTCGCCGAGCGGCGGCTCACCCTCGAGGTCTCCCCGGACGCGCTCGCGTGGCTGGCGGACGAGGGCAACGACCCGGCGTACGGCGCACGGCCGCTGCGGCGTCTCATCCAGACGTCCATCGGCGACCGGCTCGCCAAGGAGATCCTCTCGGGCGAGGTGAAGGACGGGGACACGGTCCGCGTGGACACCTTCGAGGACGGCCTGATCGTCGGACCGGCGACGGCCGAGAGGGCATAACCCGGTCACATCGGGGGCGGGGGTTGCGGGCCCCCGCCCGACATGGGGCAGGATGGCGGAATCCGTACGAAGGGACTAAGCACGTGAGCATCGACCCGTCCTCGATTCCGAATTTCGGGGGACAGCCCGAACCGCAGCAGGGCGATGGACCGGCGGGCCCCGTTGTCCCCGACCAGGACCTGGTCAAGCAGCTCCTGGACCAGATGGAGCTCAAGCACGTCGTCGACGAAGAGGGTGACCTCGCGGCGCCGTGGGAGGAGTTCCGCACGTACTTCATGTTCCGTGGCGAGGGAGACCAGCAGGTCTTCTCGGTGCGGACGTTCTACGACCGCGCGCACGGCATCGAAGAGAAGCACCAGCTTCTCGAGGCGATCGACGACTGGAACCGCCGCACCCTGTGGCCGAAGGTCTACACGCACACCCACGACGACGGCACCGTCCGCCTCATCGGCGAGGCGCAGATGCTGATCGGCACGGGCGTCGCGCTCGAGCACTTCGTGTCGTCGACGGTCAGCTGGGTGCGGGCCGCGATCGAGTTCGACCGCTGGCTCGTCGAGCAGCTCGGCCTTGAGGCCGAGGTCGACGGCACCGAGGGTGAAGAGAAGCCCGGCGACGACCAGGCCTAGGCCTGGACCACGTCCGAGCGAGAGCCCGGCCGCGGCGCCCACCACCGGGGCGCCACGGCCGGGCTCTCGCGTTGTGGAGTCCGTGTCACAGCGACTTCAGCCGGGACACCGCCTCGGCAAGCACCTCGTCCTTCTTGCAGAACGCGAAGCGCACGAACGGCGCCCCGGCCTCCCGGTGGTCGTAGAAGACGGCGTTCGGGATGGCGACCACGCCGACGCGCTCGGGCAGCGCCCGGCAGAACGCGAAGCCGTCGGACTCTCCCAGGCGGCGGATATCGGTCGTGATGAAGTACGTGCCCTGCGGGCGGTAGACGTCGAAGCCAGCGGCGATCAGGCCCTCACTCAGCAGATCCCGCTTGGCGCGCATGCCTTCGGCGAAGGACGTGAAGTACGAGTCGGGCAGGGCCAGGGCCTCCGCGATCGCGTACTGGAACGGGCCCGACGACACGTAGGTGAGGAACTGCTTCGCCGAGCGGACCGCCGTCACCATCTCCGGCGACGACGTGATCCAGCCGACCTTCCAGCCGGTGTACGAGAACGTCTTGCCCGCCGAGCCGATCGTGACCGTGCGCTCGCGCATGCCGGGGAAGGAGGCGAGGGGGATGTGCGCCGTGCCCTCGCCGTCGTCGAAGACCAGGTGCTCGTACACCTCGTCCGTGACCACGAGGAGATCCCGCTCGACCGCGAGCTTCGCGATCTCGGTGAGCTCCGCGCGGGTCAGGACCGTGCCGGTGGGGTTGTGCGGTGTGTTGAGCAGCAGCAGCCGTGTGTGGGGCGTGATCGCGTCCCGCAGCTCGTCCAGATCGAGGCGGAAGCGCCCCTCGGCAGCGTCCGGGCGCAGCGTCACGGGGACCCGCTTGCCGCCTGCGAGGGCGATCGACGCCGCGTACGAGTCGTAGTACGGCTCCAGGGCGATCACCTCGTCGCCCGGCTCGACGAGGGCGAGCAGGGAGGCCGCGATGGCCTCGGTCGCGCCCGCCGTGACCAGGACCTCGCGGTCGGGGTCGTACGCGAGGCCGTACCGGCGCCGCTGGTGCTCGGCGACGGCCGCGCGGAGCTCGGGGATGCCGGGGCCGGGCGGGTACTGGTTGCCGCGGCCGTCGCGCAGGGCACGGACCGCGGCCTCGCGGATCTCCTCGGGACCGTCCGTGTCGGGGAAGCCCTGGCCGAGGTTGATGGCGCCGGTTTTCACGGCCAGCGCGGACATCTCGGCGAAAATCGTCGTACCGAA from Streptomyces sp. BA2 encodes:
- the clpB gene encoding ATP-dependent chaperone ClpB, producing MDAELTNRSRDAINAASSLAVKDGHPDLTPAHLLLALLEGQDNENITDLLAAVDADQAAARADAERTLSGLPSVTGSTVAPPQPNRDLLAVIADASQRAKELGDDYLSTEHLLIGVAAKGGPAAEVLSKHGATAKKLLDAFEKARGGRRVTTPDPEGQYKALEKFGTDFTAAAREGKLDPVIGRDQEIRRVVQVLSRRTKNNPVLIGEPGVGKTAVVEGLAQRIVKGDVPESLKNKRLVSLDLGAMVAGAKYRGEFEERLKTVLSEIKESDGQIVTFIDELHTVVGAGAGGDSAMDAGNMLKPMLARGELRMVGATTLDEYRERIEKDPALERRFQQVLVDEPSVEDSIAILRGLKGRYEAHHKVQIADSALVAAAALSDRYITSRFLPDKAIDLVDEAASRLRMEIDSSPLEIDELQRAVDRLKMEELALSKETDPASKERLERLRRDLADKEEELRGLNARWEKEKQSLNRVGELKEKLDELRGQAERAQRDGDFDTASKLLYGEIPALEHDLEVASEAEEEVSKDTMVKEEVGPDDIADVVGAWTGIPAGRLLEGETQKLLRMEDELGRRLVGQTEAVRAVSDAVRRTRAGIADPDRPTGSFLFLGPTGVGKTELAKALADFLFDDERAMVRIDMSEYGEKHSVARLVGAPPGYVGYEEGGQLTEAVRRRPYSVVLLDEVEKAHPEVFDVLLQVLDDGRLTDGQGRTVDFRNTILVLTSNLGSQYLVEPLTSEEEKKQQVLEVVRSSFKPEFLNRLDDLVVFSALGKDELAHIAQLQIDRLAKRLAERRLTLEVSPDALAWLADEGNDPAYGARPLRRLIQTSIGDRLAKEILSGEVKDGDTVRVDTFEDGLIVGPATAERA
- a CDS encoding YbjN domain-containing protein, with the translated sequence MSIDPSSIPNFGGQPEPQQGDGPAGPVVPDQDLVKQLLDQMELKHVVDEEGDLAAPWEEFRTYFMFRGEGDQQVFSVRTFYDRAHGIEEKHQLLEAIDDWNRRTLWPKVYTHTHDDGTVRLIGEAQMLIGTGVALEHFVSSTVSWVRAAIEFDRWLVEQLGLEAEVDGTEGEEKPGDDQA
- a CDS encoding pyridoxal phosphate-dependent aminotransferase, with product MAAMTSTSGSGRPLLNRRLAEFGTTIFAEMSALAVKTGAINLGQGFPDTDGPEEIREAAVRALRDGRGNQYPPGPGIPELRAAVAEHQRRRYGLAYDPDREVLVTAGATEAIAASLLALVEPGDEVIALEPYYDSYAASIALAGGKRVPVTLRPDAAEGRFRLDLDELRDAITPHTRLLLLNTPHNPTGTVLTRAELTEIAKLAVERDLLVVTDEVYEHLVFDDGEGTAHIPLASFPGMRERTVTIGSAGKTFSYTGWKVGWITSSPEMVTAVRSAKQFLTYVSSGPFQYAIAEALALPDSYFTSFAEGMRAKRDLLSEGLIAAGFDVYRPQGTYFITTDIRRLGESDGFAFCRALPERVGVVAIPNAVFYDHREAGAPFVRFAFCKKDEVLAEAVSRLKSL